Proteins encoded in a region of the Cydia pomonella isolate Wapato2018A chromosome 3, ilCydPomo1, whole genome shotgun sequence genome:
- the LOC133515987 gene encoding uncharacterized protein LOC133515987, protein MPFKYWPDIETCCVCIPSLRTAAAIIAVLALVSNPLLSWLMIRHSYALRVSCVLSGASRMDVVDVNINNVISFGFGVNADLGISCLTQSHDAEGVTNQIIKGLGWIVLIADLVFLITSVVLLMRIYRNPTRRVAQAFIISGFIALVLSCLYGIMYVIVCAFRGKGIALCQLILTFVDLGLWTYFLMVVNAYSKKIQSQA, encoded by the exons ATGCCTTTTAAATATTGGCCAGATATCGAAACATGTTGCGTATGCATTCCAAGTTTAAGGACAGCTGCAGCTATTATCGCTGTACTTGCCCTT GTATCAAATCCACTGTTATCATGGTTAATGATCCGGCATTCGTACGCGCTGCGTGTGTCGTGCGTCCTCTCCGGGGCCAGTCGGATGGACGTCGTGGACGTCAACATCAATAATGTG ATTAGCTTTGGATTTGGCGTGAACGCTGATTTAGGAATTTCTTGTCTGACGCAAAGTCATGATGCAGAAGGAGTAACTAACCAAATCATTAAGGGACTGGGATGGATCGTGCTCATTGCTGACCTTGTGTTCTTGATCACAAGTGTGGTGTTGCTGATGAGGATTTATCGG AATCCTACGCGGCGAGTGGCCCAAGCTTTTATTATCAGTGGATTCATAGCCTTGGTTCTCTCATGTCTCTATGGAATAATGTATGTCATAGTCTGCGCCTTTCGGGGAAAAGGCATCGCCCTTTGTCAGCTAATTTTAACGTTTGTCGATCTAGGAT tgTGGACCTACTTTCTAATGGTGGTTAATGCCTacagcaaaaaaatacaatcccAAGCATGA